The window GCTGGGTGTTATTCTGTATTCACTTTTCTACGAAGAAGAGGTTTGACTTCAGTCATGGCAAGAACAAAGCAGACCGCTCGTAAATCCACCGGAGGTAAAGCGCCCAGGAAGCAGCTCGCTACTAAAGCTGCCCGTAAGAGCGCCCCAGCCACCGGCGGTGTGAAGAAACCTCATCGTTATAGGCCCGGTACCGTAGCTCTGAGAGAAATCCGCCGCTATCAGAAGTCCACTGAGCTGCTGATCCGTAAGCTGCCTTTCCAGCGTCTGGTGAGAGAAATCGCCCAGGACTTCAAGACTGATCTGCGCTTCCAGAGCTCCGCCGTCATGGCCCTGCAGGAGTCCAGCGAAGCTTATTTGGTCGGCCTGTTTGAGGACACCAACCTGTGCGCCATCCACGCCAAGAGGGTCACCATCATGCCCAAAGACATCCAGCTTGCCCGCCGCATTCGTGGTGAACGCGCCTAAACACAACCTCATCCACAACACaaaggctcttttaagagccaccaCAACTCCACCGAACGAGAGAATTTCTTTGTTAGCGGTTGTAGGCTAAAACTTCTAACCTCTTATTAAAActagattaaaataataaaaacttcctaACAAGCATGTAGAATAAGTGAATAGAAGCATAAgtcagtatattaagagtttattCCTGATTGTAGGCACTGTTTAAAGGAGACAATTACAATCTGCTGACCATTTAACAACTAACGTGGGCGTTCGTGTAAGGACAACAAGAAAATAAGACACGTTTACCTAATCTCGTGCCCAGAGTTATTACAAATTCATGTTTTTGTTAGAGTATAAAATGGTTAAATAATCGTTTTGAGAAGATTGCAACAATGAACACCGTACCATAGTAAAGTGCTCATTatataatgaaaaaaacatgtatATTGCTTGACTTGGATTATTATTCTGTTTACATTgctataaaacaaaacaacacatttactGTAAACAAGCACGACTGCATGTTGTGTTGTGCATgtgcaaaaattataattatgtaTTTTGAAATGTGATGTCTATGTGACAATAAATAATCAACAAAATATAAACCGGGGGTGGGTCGATATAGAAGCACATTGCTGGCTCCGCCTTCATTTGTGTGTTTCCCTCAGGTCCTGTAGGCAACGGTAAAGCTCTGTTCCACAGCACTCCATTATGCATTTTTGCTACGAGAAGTTGAAATCATGTCAG is drawn from Misgurnus anguillicaudatus chromosome 6, ASM2758022v2, whole genome shotgun sequence and contains these coding sequences:
- the LOC141364165 gene encoding histone H3-like; amino-acid sequence: MARTKQTARKSTGGKAPRKQLATKAARKSAPATGGVKKPHRYRPGTVALREIRRYQKSTELLIRKLPFQRLVREIAQDFKTDLRFQSSAVMALQESSEAYLVGLFEDTNLCAIHAKRVTIMPKDIQLARRIRGERA